In one window of Nocardioides panacisoli DNA:
- the nadC gene encoding carboxylating nicotinate-nucleotide diphosphorylase, with protein sequence MNPVATAYDDLPGPLLAELADAGLDPRSTYDLVAAALVEDVPSEDVTSAATITSEAPVVGDFNVREPGVVAGLAIAELTFRMVLGPQVQVGHRTPDGTIVTPGDAVLTVTGPARGLLTAERVALNIACHLSGIATHTQLWVTALAGTGARVLDTRKTLPGLRALQKYAVTCGGGLNHRFSLSDRAMVKDNHVIAAGGVVAAYERVRAAYPDLRVEVEVTDLDQLSALLDAGCEEILLDNMDTATMAEAVRITAGRATLEASGGLTLTSAREVAGTGVDFISVGALTHSVTVFDIGLDLREESAVSP encoded by the coding sequence ATGAACCCGGTGGCGACGGCGTACGACGACCTGCCCGGGCCGCTCCTGGCCGAGCTGGCCGACGCCGGACTGGACCCGCGGTCGACCTACGACCTGGTCGCGGCAGCCCTCGTGGAGGACGTGCCGTCCGAGGACGTGACCAGCGCGGCGACGATCACCTCCGAGGCGCCGGTGGTCGGCGACTTCAACGTCAGGGAGCCCGGGGTCGTGGCCGGGCTCGCCATCGCCGAGCTGACCTTCCGGATGGTCCTCGGTCCGCAGGTGCAGGTCGGGCACCGCACCCCCGACGGCACGATCGTCACCCCGGGCGACGCCGTGCTCACCGTGACCGGCCCGGCCCGTGGCCTGCTGACCGCCGAGCGCGTCGCGCTCAACATCGCCTGCCACCTGTCGGGCATCGCGACCCACACCCAGCTGTGGGTCACCGCCCTGGCGGGCACCGGCGCCCGCGTGCTCGACACCCGCAAGACCCTGCCGGGCCTCCGCGCGCTGCAGAAGTACGCCGTCACCTGCGGCGGCGGCCTCAACCACCGGTTCAGCCTCTCCGACCGCGCCATGGTCAAGGACAACCACGTGATCGCTGCCGGCGGCGTGGTCGCGGCGTACGAGCGGGTGCGGGCGGCGTACCCCGACCTGCGGGTGGAGGTGGAGGTCACCGACCTCGACCAGCTCTCCGCCCTGCTGGATGCGGGCTGTGAGGAGATCCTGCTCGACAACATGGACACCGCCACCATGGCCGAGGCCGTCCGGATCACCGCCGGCCGCGCGACACTGGAGGCCTCGGGCGGGCTGACGCTGACCAGCGCGCGGGAGGTGGCCGGCACCGGGGTCGACTTCATCTCCGTCGGCGCGTTGACCCATTCGGTGACCGTCTTCGACATCGGCCTGGACCTGCGCGAGGAAAGCGCGGTGTCGCCGTGA